The Methanobacterium lacus genome includes a region encoding these proteins:
- a CDS encoding PadR family transcriptional regulator produces MFVSHRDIRERMEELEKIGGLRVWILSVLSEGPKNGVEIADDIQFKHQKLHEVNFMDMNKRFEKMHNIKFPDNQTLEEHLSWRPSNGSLYPMLKKMVSEDLIVKNADGKYSLSEQGTETTYKLFGNLLKESYVDHNKITIKKAITELNGYISILEDFKPKKLSEHRDEIISLHERFGEIYSSVK; encoded by the coding sequence ATGTTTGTTAGCCATAGGGATATTCGAGAAAGAATGGAAGAATTAGAAAAAATTGGGGGATTAAGAGTTTGGATACTATCTGTTTTGAGTGAAGGTCCTAAAAATGGTGTGGAAATAGCAGATGACATCCAATTTAAACATCAAAAACTGCATGAAGTCAACTTCATGGATATGAACAAAAGATTTGAGAAGATGCACAACATTAAATTTCCAGATAATCAAACATTGGAGGAACATCTTTCGTGGCGTCCTTCAAACGGATCCCTCTATCCCATGTTAAAAAAGATGGTTTCAGAAGATTTAATTGTTAAAAATGCTGATGGAAAATACAGTCTTTCAGAACAGGGAACAGAAACTACCTACAAACTTTTCGGTAATTTACTCAAAGAAAGTTATGTAGATCATAATAAAATCACGATTAAAAAAGCAATTACAGAATTAAATGGATATATATCCATTTTAGAAGATTTTAAACCAAAAAAACTTTCTGAACATAGAGATGAAATTATTTCTCTTCATGAAAGATTTGGAGAAATATACAGTTCAGTGAAATAA